AACGCATAAATGGTTTACAGCAGTTGGGTTTATTTATGTTTGTGCTTTTGCGTGTTCCGTGACTTCAGGCGGTTGGTAAACGCCCTGTGCAAAGTAATTCAGGGATTTGCTTTTTCTTGTGTGCTAGGCTTGTTAAGGTGGGCATTTGAAGTGGCTGTTAACCGAAGTGCATTGTCGAAATTTTTATTCCTTTGAAATTGAGATCTTTTTTCGCCCAGTATAATCCGAGTAACAAAACCAACCGAGCGATGCTGGCCCATAGTGGCGGTTGGTCTGGATTTGGTGTGCAATTTTGTTCAGGATTTAATTAAAACTCATGATAATTCGGTACATTAGAACAGCGAGGAGCCTGTTTTAAAACATTTTCAAAGTCCCAAATGTATAATTGACTAGTTAACAATGGAAGATGGGATCTTTCACTGTCAGGTGGGATCTAATTATTGATATGTGCATAATCGTTTGTGTTTTTTCCTACTAATGCAGTTGCTACATTATGCATTGATAACGTGTATTTTAATTTTTATTTAGATAATATTTAAGTTGCACCGGATTCTCGTAGTTGCAGACTTGGAATGATCAGCAATATTTGGAACTAACTGTCAAAGTCTTTCAGTGTGGACATCTGCATTTTCCTTTTCCCTCCAATCCGAGATGGGTAATGGACTTTCAGAACAAACTCCTATTTTATCAAGCTTCCCATCGTTTCAGTCTCTCCACATAGTTATTCTGGGTTTAGACTGTGCTGGCAAAACTACAGTTCTGTACAGATTACAGTTCAATGAATTTGTCAACACTGTCCCAACAAAAGGATTTAATACTGAAAAAATTCGAGTGACTCTGGGGAATTCAAAAGCAGTGACTTTCCATTTCTGGGATGTAGGTGGTCAAGAGAAACTGAGACCACTCTGGAAATCTTATACTCGCTGCACAGATGGCATTATCTTTGTGGTGGACTCAGTAGATGTGGAAAGGATGGAAGAAGCCAAAACAGAATTGCATAAAATAACCAGGATCTCTGAGAATCAAGGTGTGCCAGTGCTTTTGATTGCCAATAAGCAGGATCTCAGGAACTGCCTATCCCTCTCTGAAGTGGAGAAACTATTAGCTTTGAGTGAAATAAGTTCCTCCACCCCATGGCACCTTCAACCTACCTGTGCCATTATAGGAGATGGGCTTAGAGAGGGACTGGAAAAACTTTATGAAATGATCATCAAGAGGCGGAAAATGTTGAAACAGCAAAAGAAGAAGAGATGATTGTACAAAAGTTGAAGATACTTTGTATTTTTGAAAGCTGAAATGTTTCTACACTGGTCATTGTAGCCTTTTGACAACGTTTATGTTGAAAATGCAAGTCTAGTGAGGCCTAGTGCAAAGTTTATTAGTGGGATCGCAATGGAAAGTGGATATGATAAATTAAGTATGGAGAGCAGTTATACTGGCATAAAACTGTCGGCATCCTTTTATTGTTCAGACCAAAACATATTCAAATCTGTAGTATTTTGTTTTATATTCATTGATCTTCTTACTGGCAGGTTGTGATTAAGTACGTGTAAGTCAAGTGTTCCATTTTTTGGCCTGAAACAACAGGTACCTGCTACAGCACAATATTTTTAGGCCAATTGGATACTAAAATATTTGGATGTGATCTATTGCAATACAAGGAATATTTACCAAAATTActttgggagggggggaaatggctgCTACAGATTGTAGTTTTTAAAATGTTCAAGTGCTCTTCTGTTTTTGATGGTGCAAGAGATGTTTATTGCTGTTTGCTGTCTTTGGCTGGTAATGGTCAGAGACTAATTAAAATGAAATGCTACTGGTATCGAAGAAAAGACTCCACCTATTTTATCTGTAGTGTTTGGGTTATTGGCAAGACTGTATCTCTCTAAGTCAGTGGAAAGAGTGCAGCGTCAGAACTGGAGGCCTCTGGAGAGAGGAGGGGAAACATGgaacattgtttaactaaccttGAACCTTGTCTACTGATGTTTTTTTTATATAGACACAGGAATGTAGCAATCACATGTTAGTCTGTTCTTGTTACTGATATTCACATTAAAGTTGCTGTGAAGCCTAATTTCTAAGCAGTGTTAACTTTGGGGAGATAGACATTATTATACCATATATAAGCTGTGACTTGAAATGTGTTAGAAACTGAAGACCTTTAGACCTGCATGTGTTGCCAACTGTACAATTTACCAATTAAAGTCATTTAGGGCAGCTTTGCCATTAATTGTAGTATTTGGTGCCACCTTTTTTAAGAGTTTCTATGTGGGAATTTTGAGATTTCATTTTCTTTAAAAGTTGCATAATTCTCTACATATGATTCATATTAAAATGTAGCCATACACAGGTGGCTAGTGGTCTCTGccgtgaagaatttgagaaaggtttGAACAGGTGGCTACTCTAGTGAAAATAAAGTATTTGTATTCTGGCCTCGTAAAGGGATGGTACCATTCAAATTAAACTACAACTGGCTAGCGGTAACTTAGATGAGGAGTGTACACAAATTACACAGATCTATGAAAATCATAAGTTTTTCCAAATTCTTGTCCTTTTTT
The genomic region above belongs to Scyliorhinus torazame isolate Kashiwa2021f chromosome 6, sScyTor2.1, whole genome shotgun sequence and contains:
- the arl4aa gene encoding ADP-ribosylation factor-like 4aa, translating into MGNGLSEQTPILSSFPSFQSLHIVILGLDCAGKTTVLYRLQFNEFVNTVPTKGFNTEKIRVTLGNSKAVTFHFWDVGGQEKLRPLWKSYTRCTDGIIFVVDSVDVERMEEAKTELHKITRISENQGVPVLLIANKQDLRNCLSLSEVEKLLALSEISSSTPWHLQPTCAIIGDGLREGLEKLYEMIIKRRKMLKQQKKKR